The stretch of DNA GGCGTCACATCCAGAACctggctgtcaaaataaaagtcctataCCGCTGTGAGACTCAATCAATATACAGGGGCTACGGAatgtattcagacccctttaaatgttttactctttgttttattgcagctatttgctgaaataaaaaagtatattttatttcttattaatgtacactcagcactcaattttgacagaaaaaaacgtttaaagtttctttttaaaaataataaaaaagaaaaactgaaacatTAGATTAGATAAGTATTCAGAGCCTTTGCTCAGTATTGAGTAGAAGCTCCCCTTTGAGCAAAAACTGCCATGattctttacagaaataatgcaACAAGTTTTTTACACCTGGATTTGGGGATCCTCTCCAGTTCCATCAGGTTGGATGGTGAACGTTGGTGGAGAAGATGCCCTGTAGAGAGATGCtctgttgggtttaggtcagggctctGGCTGAGCCAGTCAAGAATGGTACAGGATATCTATGGTCGTGGCCACATTTATCTTTTCTTCAGTTGCAACCAGTTTTCCTGTCCATGCAGCTGAAAAACACCctcatagcatgatgctgccaccaccatccTTCACTGTTGGGAATGTATTGGGCacatcagtttttcttttttaatacacttttgcaatactttaatgtatttttttctacatttctgtCCAAGTGGAGAGGACAGTGATATTGTCatgccaaatgaaaaaaaaaattcaagcagcattattaatttttattgtgATTTGACATTTTACAAACTAGTTGGATGATATAACCAAAAGGTAAACCAAAAATAATAGAAgattataaatagaaaaaaaattgctGAACACTGTGTCTTGtgaaatattactgtatattttgtaATACATCagtatatatacatgtgtgtcaTCTGAACAGTGTATAAAAGTCTGttttacagagaaaaaagaaacgAGGCAGCCATCCAAtatcactatacacacacaacgtattataataataacaataataataataataaagaagggaaatataaagtgattaaacTATCTGTCATTTGAATACTAAAAAACATGACAAATGGTCAATTTATGTAATAGAAAGCACTATCATTTGAGCAGTTTTATAACTTATGAATTTTCTGTTTCTGCATGCCTTTGGCTACAACTGTGACGCCTAACAGAACTCAGATATTTGAAGttcctcccacactctgagcaataatacggtttctctcctgtatgatctctcAGGTGTTCTTCGAGATAACGCTTCAAAATGTAGCTCTTCCCGCACtcagagcactgatacggtttctctccagtgtgaatgcgctggtggtccTGCAGATGATGCCTGGAGGTGAAGCTCTTCTCACAGTATGAACAGTTATACGGTTTCTCTCCCGTGTGAATGACCTGGTGATGCCGGAGATGAATCTGTTGAGTGaagctcttcccgcagtctgagcagtgaaacggtttctctccggtgtgaacacgctggtgcaTTTTCAGATTAATCCGCTGATTAAATTGTTTCCCGCAGTCGGAgcactgatgcggtttctctcctgtgtgaataagCTGGTGTTTTCTGAAAGTACTGGACTGAgtgaagctcttcccacagtctgagcactggaACGGTTTCTCTCCcttgtgaatgcgctggtgagcTTTGAGAGAGCTGACATGGGTGAAagtcttcccacactctgagcagtggtGAGATTTTTCTTTGCAAGTTTGTGGACTGATGGATCGTCTACTGGAGGCCATTATCTCTTACGTTCAGGTCTGGTTTCAGCAGTCTGACATTGGTGGGAATCTCCTGTTGTGTTTGTGGAGGCCAATTTTTATTGTGGAACACCAGCTACAGCAGATGACTGGCTCCAGAAGATTGATCATTTCTGGATGAGAAGAACAgagaaaaccatttaaaaatcaATGACAATCAGTAAGAAAAGCTTTAGATATTAGAAAAAGGTAAATATAAAATGATTCCTAAAAGACGCCCAAAATATACAGTACTATTACAGAAGATGTGCAGTGTTCAGCagattttgttttattctctTCTATTTATGGATATAAAATTTGGCCATATCCTGCAACTAGTTTTATGCAATgttaaatcacataaaaaattaaagaccacttcagtttctgaatctgattttgctatttataggtatatgtttgagcacaatgaacattattgttttattctataaactacaacatttctcccaaattccaaataaaaatatggtcatttaaagcatttatttgcagaaaatgagaaatggctgaaataacaaaaaagatgcagagctttcagacctcaaataatgcaaagaaaacgagttcagaaatcaatatttgtatttttgatcacagttttcatgcatcttggcatgttctcctccaccagttttccacactgcttttgaataactttatgccactcctgatgcaaaaattaaattagttcagcttggtttgatggctgagAACATAgtttcactgctctacagctcaatactggggcttTATGTGCTGCAGATATCCCTATTCTGGCTGATCTGCTAGTGATGGGATTCAGTAAGCTGGTCTGTTTTGATAATGTAAGCAGAGATGATAATGATGAGCAGAATATCAGATAAAAGATGAGTCCACAGCTATAAAACACTGTCCTACCTTCATCTCAGcagctcctcttcctctcctccagcTGCACTGTAGAAGCACAGCGGGGGGCGTAGcctgcagggttgccagattgcacCAAGATTGTTTCCATTTTTTGTGAATGAGCagattattacaaatatagagataagattaaataaaataagataagatgccttatttatattgtataaagAAACTAAGCAGCAGTCCAATATCACTTTACATACACAAAGTGTAATGATATTTATAAGTACCACTtacaacaataattattattaattaataatattaataattgattaataataacgatattaaagaaaagaaaatataaaaagtaataaatcaGGAAAATATAATTTTTCTGTAGTCAGAATACTAATGAAT from Astyanax mexicanus isolate ESR-SI-001 chromosome 11, AstMex3_surface, whole genome shotgun sequence encodes:
- the LOC125805071 gene encoding gastrula zinc finger protein XlCGF9.1-like translates to MASSRRSISPQTCKEKSHHCSECGKTFTHVSSLKAHQRIHKGEKPFQCSDCGKSFTQSSTFRKHQLIHTGEKPHQCSDCGKQFNQRINLKMHQRVHTGEKPFHCSDCGKSFTQQIHLRHHQVIHTGEKPYNCSYCEKSFTSRHHLQDHQRIHTGEKPYQCSECGKSYILKRYLEEHLRDHTGEKPYYCSECGRNFKYLSSVRRHSCSQRHAETENS